In the genome of Nocardioides seonyuensis, one region contains:
- a CDS encoding RrF2 family transcriptional regulator, translated as MRVSTRSDYALRALIEIASRDEPGPLSADAIGKAQDIPHGFLQAILADLRKADILVSQRGPSGGWRFARSPADVSIADVIRAVDGPLVSVYGLRPEAVDYKESAASLKPVWIAARRALREVFEQVNITQLAEGNLPSSIGALIADEDAWQPH; from the coding sequence ATGCGAGTCTCGACCAGGTCCGACTACGCCCTGCGGGCGTTGATCGAGATCGCGTCGCGCGACGAGCCGGGCCCACTCAGTGCCGACGCGATCGGCAAGGCCCAGGACATCCCGCACGGGTTCCTCCAGGCGATCCTCGCCGACCTGCGCAAGGCCGACATCCTGGTCTCCCAGCGAGGTCCCTCCGGCGGTTGGCGGTTCGCCAGGAGCCCGGCGGACGTCAGCATCGCCGACGTCATCCGAGCCGTCGACGGTCCGCTGGTCTCGGTCTACGGCCTGCGACCCGAGGCGGTCGACTACAAGGAGTCGGCTGCCAGCCTGAAGCCGGTGTGGATCGCCGCCCGCCGCGCCCTGCGCGAGGTCTTCGAGCAGGTCAACATCACCCAGCTCGCCGAGGGCAACCTGCCGTCCAGCATCGGCGCGCTCATCGCCGACGAGGACGCCTGGCAACCGCACTGA